One Natrinema halophilum genomic window carries:
- a CDS encoding sulfatase-like hydrolase/transferase, with amino-acid sequence MNFRSIDEKGSQGIFGALNEVDNVCVFMADALRWDHLPESIAERGLTVKTIAASLTTHTSVPTMLTGLWPRHHGVLSRQHQIPDVPNLLDIPDLDDGYYMPGDESVVDDGTFSVLKIEERRELGRLDSPWTYFERHHGGHVPFEAAGWEGSWDEFVEEFAGNIEKHRHWYEKAVSGTVEDFEDRLATIRERGEESNTLIVFTSDHGEYLGEAGLVDHSSPMRPEGVYVPTVFIHPDIPAGTKADHVMRHVDLFPTILDSLDQPTPEHLDGESLSRSSPSRGYSLSTSNVYFGGKPRHVYESAGIWDADGGWVRNQTALHHRALMALGLLAGRRWKSKNIRRSLEKYPQAVGHYVRSREQFGDPRFSFEEAVADIEAIESVSPVSDKDLTDLSEDTEERLQDLGYL; translated from the coding sequence ATGAATTTTCGGTCTATCGATGAAAAGGGATCGCAGGGGATCTTCGGCGCGCTCAACGAGGTGGACAACGTCTGCGTCTTCATGGCGGATGCCCTCCGATGGGACCACCTCCCGGAATCAATCGCCGAACGGGGGCTAACGGTGAAGACAATCGCCGCGTCACTTACGACGCACACGAGTGTGCCGACGATGCTCACCGGACTTTGGCCGCGGCACCATGGGGTCTTGTCCCGGCAGCATCAGATACCAGACGTCCCAAACCTTCTAGATATCCCTGACCTCGACGATGGATATTATATGCCAGGCGACGAATCTGTTGTCGACGACGGCACGTTTTCAGTGCTCAAGATCGAGGAACGGCGCGAACTCGGAAGGCTTGACTCCCCGTGGACGTACTTCGAACGGCATCATGGCGGACACGTTCCGTTCGAGGCCGCAGGATGGGAAGGCTCCTGGGATGAGTTCGTTGAAGAGTTCGCCGGGAACATCGAGAAACACAGACACTGGTACGAGAAAGCGGTGTCGGGGACTGTCGAGGACTTCGAGGATAGGCTGGCGACGATTCGCGAGCGTGGGGAGGAATCGAACACGCTCATCGTATTCACTAGCGACCACGGGGAGTACCTCGGTGAGGCGGGGCTCGTCGACCATAGTTCGCCGATGCGACCGGAGGGCGTGTACGTGCCAACGGTATTCATCCACCCCGATATCCCTGCAGGGACGAAGGCAGACCACGTGATGCGCCACGTCGACCTGTTCCCGACGATACTGGACAGCCTCGATCAACCGACTCCCGAGCACCTCGACGGAGAGAGCTTGTCCCGGAGCTCGCCATCCCGCGGCTATTCGCTCTCAACCTCGAACGTATACTTCGGTGGGAAGCCACGGCACGTGTACGAAAGCGCCGGCATCTGGGATGCAGACGGCGGGTGGGTTCGCAACCAGACGGCACTCCACCACCGGGCACTGATGGCGTTGGGCTTGCTCGCCGGCCGTCGATGGAAGTCGAAGAACATACGTCGATCACTGGAGAAGTATCCACAGGCCGTCGGCCATTACGTGCGGTCCAGAGAGCAGTTCGGCGATCCTAGATTCTCGTTCGAAGAGGCAGTCGCGGACATTGAGGCGATCGAGTCCGTCTCACCAGTTTCAGACAAAGATCTGACTGATTTGAGCGAGGATACCGAGGAACGACTACAGGATCTGGGATACCTGTAG
- a CDS encoding glycosyltransferase family 2 protein translates to MTSVSIVTPSYNQAQFIRETLESVRQQTYSNLTHIVVDGKSDDGTVDILSEYDNIEWSSEPDRGQTHAINKGFERADGDIVGWLNSDDLYTYRSTVEEVVDVFDRSNADIVFGHAITIGPDSELLRSHYIPPFDRNKLKRHCYIVQPSVFFRDHVVAENCLNEDREYSMDYEFWLDLADQYEWYRYDAIVAADRNHKGRKIIRDAEASYADTVQLRKERGIGDNRAFAVRQTLDKLDLRWRRVRILPRLLELYREPIERFAFDIIRPPLSSVIRTQLWQRKKQL, encoded by the coding sequence ATGACGTCCGTTTCAATCGTCACACCGTCGTACAATCAAGCACAGTTCATCAGAGAGACGCTTGAGTCGGTCCGCCAGCAAACCTACAGCAACCTGACGCACATCGTCGTTGATGGGAAGTCGGACGACGGGACCGTCGACATTCTGAGCGAGTATGACAATATCGAGTGGAGTTCTGAGCCGGACCGTGGGCAGACACACGCTATCAACAAAGGGTTCGAGCGGGCGGACGGGGACATCGTTGGCTGGCTGAATTCTGACGACCTCTACACGTACAGGAGTACGGTCGAAGAGGTCGTGGACGTGTTCGACCGGAGCAATGCCGATATCGTCTTCGGGCACGCGATAACTATCGGCCCAGATAGCGAGCTGCTGCGGTCACACTACATTCCACCATTTGATCGGAACAAGCTAAAGCGCCACTGTTATATCGTACAACCGTCCGTCTTCTTCCGCGATCATGTGGTTGCGGAAAACTGTCTAAACGAGGACCGCGAGTACTCGATGGATTACGAGTTCTGGCTCGATCTGGCCGACCAGTACGAGTGGTATCGGTACGACGCTATCGTAGCCGCAGACCGGAATCATAAGGGCCGGAAGATAATCCGGGACGCGGAAGCATCGTACGCAGATACAGTACAACTCCGCAAGGAACGAGGAATAGGCGATAATCGGGCATTCGCCGTCCGACAGACACTGGACAAATTAGACTTACGGTGGCGACGCGTCCGGATACTCCCCAGACTTCTAGAGCTATACCGAGAGCCAATCGAGCGGTTCGCGTTCGACATCATCCGACCGCCGCTATCGTCGGTGATCCGAACGCAACTGTGGCAGCGAAAGAAGCAACTCTGA
- a CDS encoding glycosyltransferase family 4 protein encodes MRIFYDGVIFTRQQFGGINRIYERLATELPTVAPDSVLRTFRFPSTLDSHPFLTQSRYLIPKLGGVLRELDERIFLPRAVNKFDPDIYHTSYFRLPADINAPSVVTVYDMIHERFADELGNAEATSAMKQASVERADHVIAISKCTKDDLVKYFDIAPEKVSVIHLAADPVFEPVDDSTVSRLRAEYDLPEQFLLYVGRRGGYKNFDTLLEAYADWEYAEDVSLVCVGGGEKWSNAEAETIRQANLEESTQLITWVDDNELRSFYTAATAFVYPSRYEGFGIPPLEAMQCETPVVASNVSAIPEVVGEAGTYVDPDDPADIRRALSEVILDPEYRELLVERGLRQAKAFDWQQTTRQTYQVYENIHD; translated from the coding sequence ATGAGGATTTTCTATGATGGGGTTATATTCACTCGCCAACAGTTCGGTGGCATCAATCGAATCTACGAACGGCTAGCCACAGAGTTGCCAACGGTCGCACCCGATTCGGTGCTCCGGACGTTCCGGTTCCCGTCGACGCTTGACTCCCATCCGTTCCTCACGCAATCCCGATATCTCATCCCGAAGTTGGGAGGCGTTCTTCGGGAACTCGACGAGCGCATATTCCTGCCCCGGGCGGTCAACAAGTTCGACCCCGATATCTACCACACGTCGTACTTCCGTCTCCCAGCGGACATCAACGCACCATCGGTCGTGACCGTCTATGATATGATCCACGAACGGTTCGCCGACGAGTTGGGGAACGCCGAAGCGACGTCGGCGATGAAGCAAGCGAGCGTGGAGCGTGCCGATCACGTAATCGCAATCTCGAAGTGCACGAAGGATGATCTCGTGAAGTACTTCGATATAGCTCCAGAGAAGGTGAGCGTCATCCATCTGGCGGCCGATCCGGTGTTCGAACCGGTTGACGACTCCACAGTCTCTCGATTGCGAGCGGAGTATGACCTCCCGGAGCAGTTCCTCCTCTACGTCGGTCGGCGAGGCGGCTACAAGAACTTCGATACTCTCCTAGAGGCGTACGCCGACTGGGAGTACGCCGAAGACGTGTCTCTTGTCTGCGTAGGTGGCGGTGAGAAGTGGAGCAACGCAGAAGCTGAGACGATACGACAGGCGAACCTAGAGGAGTCGACGCAATTGATCACCTGGGTCGACGACAACGAGCTGCGGTCGTTCTACACAGCAGCGACAGCGTTCGTCTATCCCTCACGGTACGAGGGGTTCGGTATTCCGCCTCTCGAGGCGATGCAGTGCGAGACGCCGGTCGTCGCGTCGAACGTCTCTGCCATCCCGGAAGTCGTTGGGGAGGCTGGTACGTACGTCGACCCGGATGACCCCGCAGACATCAGGCGGGCGTTGTCCGAGGTCATCTTAGACCCTGAGTATCGTGAACTACTTGTAGAGCGAGGACTTCGTCAAGCGAAAGCCTTCGACTGGCAGCAGACAACGCGACAGACCTACCAGGTATACGAAAACATTCATGACTAA
- a CDS encoding glycosyltransferase family 4 protein: MTDIQVLHVSSYDKKGGAARAMTRLHAGFTGSDIDSRVLVQIKQGTNSSVIGRDSTVGSALSHARYYINHLPLLPVYLRGGNITGKFTPVWLPDGIGNNAEIERADLIHLHWVAGYLEPGTLVEIDSPLVWTLHDMWPITGGCHYNQECDKFAMTTGCGACPQLDSEAPNDLARRQFKRKRDAWRDCEIHFIAPSEWMADRVRESTLFESPDVTVIPNAINTDFYSPVSRQSACRRFDLPAGKRVLMFGALNSTTDDRKGYTELVEALEFIAAHNDTDDFCIAIFGAEGPLSKDSVLQKFETKNLGFLTDDELVSAYSAADIVVVPSKVESFGQTASEAMACGTPVAAFDTSGLRDIVDHKQTGFLAPPNTPTALAEGIRWLCDDTNRLKTLGENARYRAVRQFSTDVVIAQHQRLYRRLLKD, encoded by the coding sequence ATGACTGATATTCAGGTTCTCCACGTCAGCAGCTATGACAAAAAGGGCGGTGCTGCAAGAGCAATGACTAGGTTGCATGCAGGATTTACGGGTTCAGACATCGATTCTCGTGTGCTCGTTCAGATTAAGCAGGGTACCAATTCCTCCGTAATTGGCCGAGACTCGACGGTCGGTTCTGCCCTCTCACACGCTCGATACTACATCAACCACCTTCCTCTTCTTCCTGTGTACCTTCGTGGTGGGAATATTACAGGAAAGTTCACTCCAGTCTGGCTACCGGATGGTATCGGGAACAACGCCGAAATCGAGCGAGCGGACCTCATCCATTTGCACTGGGTCGCAGGTTATCTTGAACCGGGAACTCTCGTTGAGATTGATTCGCCGCTCGTCTGGACGCTTCATGATATGTGGCCGATCACTGGCGGATGCCACTATAATCAAGAGTGTGACAAGTTCGCTATGACCACTGGCTGTGGGGCGTGCCCCCAATTGGATAGCGAGGCACCGAATGATCTCGCTCGGCGCCAATTCAAGCGGAAGAGAGACGCCTGGCGTGATTGCGAGATACATTTCATCGCGCCATCCGAGTGGATGGCCGACCGCGTCAGAGAGAGTACGCTCTTCGAGTCGCCAGACGTCACTGTCATTCCAAATGCGATCAACACTGATTTCTACTCGCCGGTAAGCAGACAGAGTGCCTGTCGACGTTTCGACCTGCCCGCGGGCAAGAGGGTTCTCATGTTCGGCGCCCTGAACTCAACGACTGACGACAGGAAAGGGTACACCGAACTTGTCGAAGCGTTGGAATTCATCGCAGCACACAACGATACTGATGATTTTTGTATCGCTATTTTCGGCGCTGAAGGACCCCTCTCGAAAGACTCTGTTCTGCAGAAGTTTGAGACGAAGAACTTGGGATTCCTCACCGACGACGAACTTGTCAGCGCGTATAGTGCCGCTGATATCGTCGTCGTCCCCTCAAAAGTCGAGTCATTTGGGCAGACCGCATCTGAAGCGATGGCGTGTGGGACGCCGGTTGCCGCGTTCGACACGTCTGGCCTTCGAGACATCGTCGATCACAAGCAGACCGGCTTTTTGGCGCCCCCTAATACACCCACAGCGCTTGCGGAAGGAATTCGATGGCTGTGCGACGACACAAACCGGTTAAAGACGTTGGGTGAGAACGCGCGCTACCGAGCAGTCCGGCAGTTCTCAACTGATGTCGTCATAGCTCAACATCAACGGTTATATCGGAGGCTGCTCAAGGATTAG
- a CDS encoding GDP-mannose 4,6-dehydratase codes for MTNTTLITGVTGFVGSHLLDRLADSDRDLYGVVRESSSLEYCRDHRADIDLRTCNLVDGPAVFELLEDVAPDHIYHLAGQSSVKSSWDSTYSLINNNIVATLNILEGVRQAESIDPRVLLACSSEQYGLVDADALPVTESMALNPVSPYAVSKSAVDMFGFQYYKSHGVKTIRTRAFNHTGPRRPDKYALSDFAKQIVEIENEMSDSNHIHVGNLSAVRDYTDVRDVVKAYELAMCECSSGEAYNICSMTGYTIRELLDRLIELSGEDITVVQEDERIRPVDVPELVGDCAKFEAKTGWGPEYTIKETLGDLLQYWRREMDV; via the coding sequence ATGACTAATACCACACTGATAACGGGCGTTACAGGCTTCGTCGGAAGCCATTTACTCGACAGATTGGCCGATTCCGACCGAGACCTGTACGGCGTCGTCCGAGAGAGCAGTTCGTTGGAGTACTGCCGAGATCACCGTGCAGACATCGACCTCCGAACGTGTAATCTCGTCGACGGGCCTGCAGTGTTCGAACTCTTGGAAGACGTTGCGCCGGACCACATATACCACCTCGCTGGACAGAGTTCAGTGAAGTCTAGCTGGGACAGCACGTACTCCCTAATCAACAACAACATCGTCGCGACGTTGAACATATTGGAGGGCGTTCGCCAGGCAGAGTCTATCGATCCCCGAGTGCTCCTCGCTTGCTCGTCGGAACAGTACGGCCTAGTGGATGCGGACGCGCTCCCGGTGACCGAATCGATGGCCCTGAACCCGGTGAGTCCGTACGCGGTCAGCAAGTCTGCGGTCGACATGTTCGGCTTTCAATACTACAAGAGCCACGGGGTCAAGACGATCCGGACGCGAGCATTCAATCACACCGGGCCGCGTCGCCCAGACAAGTACGCACTCAGTGATTTCGCGAAGCAGATTGTGGAAATCGAGAACGAGATGAGCGATTCGAACCACATCCACGTGGGGAACCTCAGTGCCGTCCGGGATTACACCGACGTTCGGGACGTCGTCAAAGCATACGAGTTAGCGATGTGCGAATGCTCTTCGGGGGAGGCGTACAACATCTGCTCAATGACTGGGTATACAATCCGTGAACTGCTCGACAGATTAATCGAACTGAGCGGGGAGGACATCACTGTCGTTCAGGAGGACGAGAGAATACGCCCAGTAGACGTCCCGGAACTCGTCGGGGACTGCGCGAAGTTTGAGGCGAAGACAGGATGGGGTCCTGAGTACACGATCAAGGAGACGCTTGGCGATCTCCTCCAGTATTGGAGGAGAGAAATGGACGTGTAA
- a CDS encoding ABC transporter ATP-binding protein, producing the protein MTDVKSVSRKEQLAALLRVARYRPLFATGIVIGGMVAALLEGIGLSFILPIVELIQSSGNPTAEADGILLLFVNFYELLGVPFELGYVIVGVSIVLTIRWSLTFVVRWLRGALVVDYTREIQSDSFGNALDANVEYFDREGSDDILNAIVTQAEYAGQVIREVVNFLEQGFLTGMYFIVAFVMSPSLAIFAIAFLGGFSLLFRFVVEPGYELGEQVADANERVQQTAQAGTQGIRDTKLFGLKDELFRDFEAAVNQFADASIRLRRNQQAIRNFYNLLTAVAVFVLIYLAIAYADLSLGSLGIFLFAMFRLGPKASNINSIFYKIENDLPHLIRMQEFINELKAHSEIDDTTEPVPEAVESVEFDDVEFAYAGQDDLALRSVSFEFKRDEFVGFVGQSGAGKSTIVSLLARMYEPDDGAILVNDISIGEMNVEAWRSQIAVVQQDPFIFNETLRYNLTIGNRDVSDGQLEEVCRISKVNEFLDDLSDGLDTQLGDDGVRLSGGQRQRVSLARALLKEADVLVLDEATSNLDSSLEKEVQTAIESMDREYAMVGIAHRLSTVKNADRIYTIEDGRIVEEGSHQDLMEKGGQYAELYAIQSQSG; encoded by the coding sequence ATGACCGACGTGAAGAGCGTCAGCAGAAAGGAACAACTGGCCGCGTTGCTTCGAGTTGCACGATACAGGCCGCTGTTTGCAACCGGTATAGTAATAGGCGGCATGGTTGCAGCGTTACTCGAGGGTATCGGATTAAGCTTTATCCTCCCAATCGTGGAGCTGATACAGTCATCCGGGAACCCTACCGCCGAAGCTGACGGTATCCTCCTCTTGTTCGTCAACTTCTACGAGTTGCTCGGCGTTCCATTTGAGCTCGGATACGTCATTGTGGGCGTCAGCATCGTTTTAACGATACGGTGGTCGCTCACGTTCGTCGTTCGCTGGCTACGAGGTGCGCTGGTCGTAGACTATACGCGAGAGATACAAAGCGACTCGTTCGGAAATGCCCTCGACGCAAACGTCGAATATTTTGATCGCGAAGGCTCCGATGACATTCTGAATGCAATCGTCACACAGGCTGAGTACGCGGGACAAGTCATTCGGGAAGTCGTAAACTTTCTCGAACAGGGTTTTTTAACAGGAATGTACTTCATTGTCGCCTTCGTCATGTCGCCATCCCTCGCAATTTTTGCTATCGCGTTCTTGGGCGGTTTCTCCCTGCTTTTCCGTTTCGTCGTAGAGCCCGGGTACGAGCTCGGTGAGCAGGTCGCTGACGCGAACGAACGAGTTCAGCAGACCGCACAGGCAGGCACGCAGGGTATTCGCGACACGAAGCTATTTGGCCTGAAAGACGAGCTGTTCAGAGACTTCGAAGCCGCGGTCAATCAGTTCGCTGACGCCAGCATCCGACTGCGTCGCAACCAACAGGCGATCCGAAACTTCTACAATCTCCTCACCGCTGTCGCGGTGTTTGTCCTCATCTATCTCGCTATCGCGTACGCTGACTTGTCGTTGGGATCGCTCGGCATCTTCCTATTCGCGATGTTCCGCCTCGGTCCAAAGGCTAGCAACATTAATTCGATTTTCTATAAGATAGAAAACGACCTGCCACATTTGATCCGGATGCAAGAGTTCATCAACGAGCTTAAAGCGCACAGCGAAATCGACGACACAACGGAGCCGGTCCCTGAGGCCGTCGAGTCTGTTGAGTTCGATGACGTTGAATTCGCGTATGCTGGGCAGGATGACCTAGCACTACGGAGTGTCTCATTCGAGTTCAAGCGCGACGAGTTCGTTGGGTTTGTTGGACAATCTGGCGCTGGCAAGTCGACAATCGTCTCACTACTCGCACGGATGTATGAACCAGATGACGGAGCGATATTGGTCAATGACATCTCTATTGGCGAGATGAATGTCGAAGCCTGGAGGTCTCAAATCGCTGTCGTACAACAGGATCCGTTCATTTTCAATGAGACGCTGCGCTATAATCTCACTATCGGGAATCGAGATGTCTCCGACGGTCAACTCGAAGAAGTATGTCGGATCTCAAAGGTAAACGAGTTCTTGGACGACCTGTCCGATGGCCTGGATACGCAACTCGGCGACGACGGTGTTCGACTTTCCGGTGGCCAACGACAACGCGTCTCCCTTGCTCGAGCACTCCTGAAAGAAGCCGACGTTCTCGTCCTTGACGAAGCAACCAGTAACCTCGATTCAAGTCTCGAGAAGGAGGTACAGACCGCGATCGAGAGCATGGACCGCGAGTACGCAATGGTTGGTATCGCGCACCGCCTGTCTACCGTCAAGAACGCGGACCGGATATACACGATTGAGGATGGGCGAATCGTCGAGGAAGGGTCACATCAGGATCTGATGGAAAAGGGCGGACAGTACGCCGAACTGTACGCAATCCAGTCTCAGAGCGGGTGA
- a CDS encoding glycosyltransferase family 2 protein: MNISIVTAVYNDPRVERCLRSIKNQRDVSEVETIVVDGLSTDATVDVLDSESDVIDTLIREEDNGIYDAMNKGIAAANGDVIGILNADDYYADEYVVRDVLERMSETRARTCYGNLVYVNESDTPVRYWKSGKFSPSRFKFGWMPPHPAFFVEASVYEEYGMFDLNFDIAADYELILRFLMKHEVSTTYLDRVLVHMSNGGTSNESVQNIIRSNVEAYKAWQKNGLTGGLLAPVLKPARKPYQYISAWIKEFSQTP, encoded by the coding sequence GTGAATATCTCGATTGTCACTGCGGTCTATAACGATCCTCGGGTTGAGCGATGTCTTCGTTCAATCAAAAACCAACGCGACGTCTCCGAGGTAGAGACGATCGTGGTAGACGGTCTGTCGACGGACGCGACCGTTGATGTTTTGGACTCTGAGAGCGATGTGATTGACACACTAATTCGAGAGGAAGACAACGGGATTTACGACGCGATGAACAAGGGGATTGCCGCTGCGAACGGCGACGTCATTGGTATCTTGAACGCCGACGATTATTATGCCGACGAATACGTAGTACGGGATGTCTTGGAGCGGATGTCGGAGACAAGAGCTCGTACATGCTATGGCAACCTAGTCTACGTCAACGAATCAGATACGCCTGTGCGGTACTGGAAGAGTGGCAAATTCTCCCCTAGTCGATTCAAATTTGGCTGGATGCCCCCTCATCCGGCATTTTTCGTGGAGGCGAGCGTGTATGAAGAGTATGGTATGTTCGATCTCAACTTCGATATCGCTGCTGACTATGAACTTATACTGCGATTCTTAATGAAACACGAGGTTTCTACGACGTACCTCGACAGGGTGTTGGTTCACATGTCAAACGGAGGAACCAGCAATGAGTCGGTACAAAACATCATTCGGTCGAACGTGGAAGCGTACAAAGCGTGGCAGAAGAATGGACTCACCGGTGGATTGCTTGCTCCGGTTTTGAAACCAGCTCGGAAGCCCTACCAGTATATTTCCGCTTGGATAAAAGAATTCAGTCAGACCCCCTGA